A stretch of Acidimicrobiales bacterium DNA encodes these proteins:
- a CDS encoding polyprenyl synthetase family protein: MDAAGPSSVARAVPPSLTLVAERVDQRLIAFLDGERHRWSAFADDLDQPLASLMQLILSGGKRLRPAFTHWGNVAAGGDPDDPRVIDAGAAFELLQAFALVHDDVMDDSSLRRGNPTAHLTFADHHASDEWRGESRRFGEGVAVLVGDLAHVYADELMTGMPRDALAVWNELRVELMVGQVLDLFGTARGDTDRDSARRISRYKSGKYTIERPLHVGASLGGRLDTLAGPLSAYGDPLGEAFQLRDDVLGVFGDEAHTGKPVGDDLREGKPTPLLALAVASASPAQAEALRKVGDPALGADEIADLQQVFVATGAVRQLEALIHGLADEAIDAIRAAPIPPDARDALVDLAHFVADRDR, translated from the coding sequence ATGGACGCCGCCGGTCCCAGTTCCGTCGCTCGGGCGGTCCCACCCAGCCTCACCTTGGTGGCCGAGCGCGTCGACCAGCGGCTGATCGCGTTCCTCGACGGTGAGCGGCACCGCTGGTCCGCCTTCGCCGACGACCTCGACCAGCCGCTCGCGTCCCTGATGCAGCTGATCCTCAGCGGCGGGAAGCGGCTGCGCCCGGCCTTCACGCATTGGGGCAACGTCGCCGCCGGCGGCGACCCCGACGATCCTCGTGTGATCGACGCAGGAGCTGCGTTCGAGCTGCTCCAAGCCTTCGCGCTGGTGCACGACGATGTCATGGACGATTCGTCGCTGCGGCGTGGCAACCCCACCGCCCACCTCACGTTCGCCGACCACCACGCCAGCGACGAGTGGCGAGGCGAGTCCCGCCGGTTCGGCGAGGGAGTGGCCGTCCTCGTCGGCGACTTGGCCCATGTCTACGCCGACGAGCTCATGACCGGCATGCCGCGCGACGCCCTCGCGGTGTGGAACGAGCTGCGGGTCGAGCTGATGGTCGGGCAAGTCCTCGACTTGTTCGGAACGGCGCGGGGCGACACCGACCGCGACTCGGCACGGCGCATCTCCCGCTACAAGTCCGGCAAGTACACGATCGAGCGGCCGCTCCACGTCGGCGCCTCGCTCGGCGGTCGGCTCGACACGCTCGCCGGGCCCCTGTCGGCCTACGGCGACCCGCTGGGCGAGGCGTTCCAGCTGCGCGACGACGTGCTCGGCGTGTTCGGCGATGAGGCACACACCGGTAAGCCGGTGGGCGATGACCTCCGCGAGGGCAAACCGACCCCGCTGCTGGCATTGGCGGTCGCGTCGGCGTCACCCGCACAAGCCGAGGCACTCCGAAAGGTCGGCGACCCGGCGCTCGGAGCCGACGAGATCGCGGACCTGCAGCAGGTCTTCGTGGCGACCGGTGCGGTGCGACAGCTCGAAGCGCTGATCCACGGCTTGGCCGACGAAGCCATCGACGCGATCCGCGCTGCGCCGATCCCGCCCGACGCCCGCGACGCGCTGGTCGACTTGGCGCACTTCGTGGCCGACCGCGACCGCTGA
- a CDS encoding DEAD/DEAH box helicase, with protein MRSIVQHPPGARATFTTLGVPGPMVRALKARGIDDPFPIQAATIPDLLDGRDLCGRAPTGSGKTLAFGIPLVATVHHGGKAQPRRPRGLVLVPTRELAAQVCRELQLLGKPRGPWVEAFYGGTPFPRQVAALRRGVDIAVACPGRLADLINQGCVDLSDVEMVVLDEADRMADMGFLPEVKRLLDRCTSRRQTVLFSATLDGDVQVIVDRYLTDPAVHDIGGDDHHLDRSDHHFWKVQPTDRVATAAKLVHHHGPTMVFCRTKRGADRVSRQLESAGITSAAIHGDRSQSQRDRALRSFHSGQVRALVATDVAARGIHVDGVACVIHYDPPADHKDYVHRSGRTARAGATGVVVTLVVPAMTGAVKRLQRDLELPSGLTVPDPGLPTVVRATPRDDRRPDTTEVDPSPRPKAKRRNGSTQYRGAGSPRRRSGQQRATSPRATSTKRSKAGKNHNRTTGAGTRASSSAGTRTRPGRQGASGRSGRR; from the coding sequence TTGAGGAGCATCGTGCAGCATCCCCCCGGCGCGCGCGCCACGTTCACCACTTTGGGAGTCCCAGGCCCCATGGTGCGCGCCCTGAAGGCTCGGGGGATCGACGACCCGTTCCCGATCCAGGCCGCCACCATCCCCGACCTGCTCGACGGGCGCGACCTGTGCGGCCGCGCCCCCACCGGGTCCGGCAAGACGCTCGCGTTCGGCATCCCGCTGGTGGCCACTGTCCACCACGGCGGCAAGGCCCAGCCTCGCCGCCCACGGGGCCTCGTGCTGGTCCCCACCCGTGAGCTGGCCGCTCAGGTGTGCCGCGAGCTCCAACTGCTCGGCAAGCCGCGAGGACCGTGGGTCGAGGCGTTCTACGGCGGCACCCCGTTCCCGCGCCAAGTTGCCGCGCTGCGCCGCGGGGTCGACATCGCGGTCGCGTGCCCCGGGCGGCTCGCCGATCTCATCAACCAGGGCTGTGTCGACTTGTCCGACGTCGAGATGGTCGTGCTCGACGAAGCCGATCGCATGGCCGACATGGGCTTCTTGCCCGAAGTCAAGCGGCTGCTCGATCGCTGCACGAGCCGCCGCCAGACCGTGTTGTTCTCCGCCACGCTCGACGGCGACGTGCAAGTCATCGTCGACCGGTACCTGACCGACCCCGCCGTGCACGACATCGGCGGCGACGATCACCACCTCGACCGCTCCGACCACCACTTCTGGAAGGTGCAGCCCACCGACCGCGTGGCGACGGCCGCCAAGCTCGTGCACCACCACGGACCGACCATGGTGTTCTGCCGCACCAAGCGCGGCGCCGACCGGGTCAGCCGCCAGCTCGAGTCAGCCGGCATCACCTCGGCGGCGATCCATGGTGACCGCAGCCAGAGCCAGCGCGATCGGGCGCTGCGCTCGTTCCACTCCGGGCAGGTCCGTGCGCTGGTCGCGACCGACGTCGCCGCGCGGGGCATCCACGTCGACGGCGTGGCTTGCGTGATCCACTACGACCCGCCGGCCGACCACAAGGACTACGTCCACCGCTCCGGACGCACCGCCCGCGCCGGCGCGACAGGTGTGGTGGTGACGCTGGTGGTGCCGGCGATGACCGGCGCGGTCAAGCGCTTGCAACGCGACCTCGAGTTGCCGTCGGGCCTCACCGTCCCCGATCCCGGGCTCCCGACCGTCGTGCGGGCAACCCCGCGGGACGACCGGCGACCCGATACAACTGAGGTCGATCCATCGCCCCGCCCAAAAGCCAAGCGCCGAAACGGATCGACGCAGTACCGAGGGGCGGGCAGCCCGCGCCGGAGGTCGGGCCAGCAACGAGCGACGTCGCCGCGGGCGACGTCGACCAAGCGCTCGAAGGCGGGCAAGAACCACAACCGCACAACCGGTGCCGGCACCAGGGCGTCCAGCTCGGCCGGCACCCGGACCAGACCAGGCCGCCAGGGCGCCAGTGGGCGCTCGGGCCGCAGATGA
- a CDS encoding sigma-70 family RNA polymerase sigma factor — translation MREVSDDALLAGYGAGDREAAVAFVRRFQHRVFGVALAVLHDPALAEDVAQEAFVRAWRHAAAYDARRGPVAPWLLTITRNLAIDVVRSRRLRPVEPDDLALLLAAPGPGPGEQAETAELAGRVRRALLSVPVEQRRAVMLAAYGGRTAQEVSETESVPLGTAKTRIRSGLIRLRAALQEAEQGSAERGGGT, via the coding sequence ATGCGAGAAGTGTCGGACGACGCGCTGCTCGCCGGCTACGGCGCCGGGGACCGTGAGGCCGCGGTCGCGTTCGTCCGTCGCTTCCAGCACCGGGTGTTCGGCGTGGCGCTCGCCGTGTTGCACGACCCCGCGCTCGCCGAAGATGTCGCCCAAGAGGCGTTCGTGCGGGCGTGGCGCCATGCGGCGGCGTACGACGCCCGCCGCGGCCCGGTGGCGCCGTGGCTGTTGACCATCACTCGCAACTTGGCCATCGATGTCGTGCGGAGCCGCCGGTTGCGCCCCGTCGAGCCGGACGACCTCGCGCTGTTGCTCGCCGCGCCCGGGCCGGGGCCCGGCGAGCAGGCCGAGACGGCCGAGCTCGCGGGACGGGTGCGGCGAGCGCTGCTGTCGGTGCCGGTCGAACAGCGGCGCGCGGTGATGTTGGCCGCGTATGGCGGACGCACCGCGCAAGAAGTGAGCGAGACCGAATCCGTCCCGCTCGGGACGGCCAAGACCCGGATCCGCAGTGGGCTCATCCGCCTGCGGGCCGCGCTCCAAGAAGCGGAGCAAGGGTCGGCGGAGCGAGGAGGCGGAACGTGA
- a CDS encoding SDR family NAD(P)-dependent oxidoreductase: protein MSPDTAGGRLEGKVAVIVGAGQTPGETVGNGRATALRFAQEGASVVLVDRDPVSLAETERLVAEAGGLAASVVADISDPDACASIPAGALDAFARIDILHNNVGIGAGDNTPNRLAEDAWDRIVDVNLKALWRTCKLVVPIMREQRAGVIVNISSLAAVAAATKLTAYKISKAGVNALTQSLALNNARFGIRANAIMPGFMDTPMAVDAAAGASGTSREELAAARASLVPLGHQGTAWDVANAALFLASDEAAFITGVVLAVDGGQAARIG from the coding sequence GTGAGCCCCGACACGGCCGGAGGCCGGCTCGAGGGCAAGGTCGCGGTGATCGTCGGCGCCGGACAGACGCCGGGTGAGACGGTCGGCAACGGTCGCGCGACCGCGCTGCGGTTCGCGCAGGAAGGGGCGAGTGTGGTGCTCGTCGACCGCGACCCGGTGTCGTTGGCGGAGACCGAGCGATTGGTGGCCGAAGCGGGTGGCCTGGCGGCGAGCGTGGTGGCCGACATCTCCGATCCCGACGCGTGCGCGTCGATCCCGGCAGGCGCGCTCGATGCGTTCGCTCGCATCGACATCTTGCACAACAACGTCGGCATCGGCGCCGGCGACAACACACCGAACCGGCTCGCCGAAGATGCCTGGGACCGCATCGTCGACGTGAACCTCAAGGCGTTGTGGCGTACGTGCAAGCTCGTGGTGCCGATCATGCGCGAGCAGCGAGCGGGTGTGATCGTGAACATCTCGTCGCTCGCGGCGGTTGCCGCCGCCACCAAGCTCACGGCGTACAAGATCTCCAAAGCGGGGGTGAACGCGCTCACGCAGTCGCTCGCCTTGAACAACGCCCGGTTCGGTATCCGCGCCAACGCGATCATGCCGGGCTTCATGGACACCCCGATGGCGGTTGACGCCGCCGCCGGCGCGAGCGGCACCTCGCGCGAGGAGCTCGCCGCGGCCAGGGCGTCGCTGGTCCCGCTCGGCCACCAGGGCACCGCGTGGGACGTGGCCAACGCCGCGCTGTTCCTGGCGTCCGACGAGGCCGCGTTCATCACGGGCGTCGTGTTGGCCGTCGACGGCGGTCAGGCGGCCCGCATCGGGTGA
- a CDS encoding carboxymuconolactone decarboxylase family protein → MNQPSAPRLAPLGPDDLTGEQRELLGPGPSLNIFATLVRNPGLYRKWLPFGGKLLAGSKLTARERELIILRTAYRCGSAYEWGQHVAIGREAGLSDDEIRRVADGAGAPGWDPADAAVLQMVDDLQDHHCMSDATWSALAATHDERQLVELPLLSGHYAMLAGALNSFGVPTEGPLPGLGEA, encoded by the coding sequence ATGAACCAACCATCCGCCCCTCGTCTCGCGCCCCTCGGGCCCGACGACCTGACCGGCGAGCAGCGTGAGCTGCTCGGTCCCGGGCCGTCGCTCAACATCTTCGCCACCCTGGTCCGCAACCCGGGCTTGTACCGCAAGTGGCTTCCGTTCGGCGGCAAGCTGCTCGCCGGGTCGAAGCTCACCGCGCGCGAACGTGAGCTGATCATCTTGCGCACCGCATACCGGTGCGGCTCCGCGTACGAGTGGGGCCAGCATGTCGCGATCGGGCGCGAAGCGGGGCTGTCCGACGACGAGATCCGCCGGGTGGCGGACGGTGCCGGCGCGCCCGGTTGGGACCCGGCCGACGCGGCCGTGCTCCAGATGGTCGACGACCTCCAGGACCACCACTGCATGAGCGACGCGACCTGGTCGGCGCTGGCGGCGACGCACGACGAGCGCCAGCTGGTCGAGCTGCCGCTGCTGTCGGGCCACTACGCCATGCTGGCCGGCGCGCTCAACAGCTTCGGTGTGCCGACCGAAGGCCCGCTGCCCGGGTTGGGTGAAGCGTGA
- a CDS encoding cytochrome P450, translated as MTSTDLYYDPFDIEIDKDPHPIWRRMRDEAPLWYNERYDFFALSRYDDVQKALVDWDTYRSGKGSTLEIIKANVELPSGIILMEDPPIHDVHRGLLSRVFTPRKMNALEPKVRAFCARSLDPLVGSGEFDFIADLGAQMPMRTIGMLLGIPESDQEVIRDRLDAGLRIDEDHDYTQGVNTMADGAESMAMFADYVDWRAEHPSDDLMTEMLTAEFEDETGTTRRLTREEILTYIMLIAGAGNETTTRLIGWTGKLLAEHPDQRRELVADRSLIPNAIEEILRYEAPSPVQARTMTHAVEHHGHEVPEGSAMVLLNGSGNRDERRFPDADRFDIHRDIPQHLSFGYGIHFCLGAALARLEGRIALDEVLNRFPEWDVDWDRAVQAHTPSVRGWEKLPVTTG; from the coding sequence ATGACGTCGACCGACCTGTATTACGACCCTTTCGACATCGAGATCGACAAGGACCCGCACCCGATCTGGCGGCGTATGAGGGACGAAGCGCCCCTCTGGTACAACGAGCGCTACGACTTCTTCGCCCTGAGCCGCTACGACGACGTGCAAAAGGCACTCGTCGACTGGGACACGTACCGGTCCGGCAAGGGGTCGACGCTCGAGATCATCAAGGCCAACGTCGAGCTTCCGTCGGGCATCATCTTGATGGAGGACCCGCCGATCCACGACGTGCACCGCGGGCTGCTGTCCCGGGTGTTCACGCCGCGCAAGATGAACGCGCTCGAACCGAAAGTGCGGGCGTTCTGCGCCCGCAGCCTCGACCCGCTGGTGGGCTCCGGCGAGTTCGACTTCATCGCCGACCTCGGCGCGCAGATGCCGATGCGCACGATCGGCATGCTGCTCGGCATCCCCGAGTCGGACCAGGAGGTCATCCGCGACCGGCTCGACGCGGGCCTGCGCATCGACGAGGACCACGATTACACCCAGGGCGTCAACACGATGGCCGATGGTGCCGAGTCGATGGCGATGTTCGCGGACTACGTCGACTGGCGGGCCGAGCATCCCTCCGACGACCTCATGACCGAGATGCTCACGGCCGAGTTCGAAGACGAGACCGGCACCACGCGGCGCCTCACCCGCGAGGAGATCCTCACGTACATCATGTTGATCGCGGGGGCCGGCAACGAGACCACCACCCGGCTGATCGGCTGGACCGGCAAGCTCCTCGCCGAGCATCCCGACCAGCGTCGCGAGCTGGTGGCCGACCGGTCGCTGATCCCCAACGCGATCGAGGAGATCCTGCGCTACGAGGCCCCCTCACCGGTGCAGGCGCGCACGATGACCCACGCGGTCGAGCACCACGGCCACGAGGTGCCCGAAGGCAGCGCGATGGTGCTGCTCAACGGGTCCGGCAACCGCGACGAGCGCCGCTTCCCCGACGCCGACCGCTTCGACATCCACCGCGACATCCCCCAGCACCTGAGCTTCGGCTACGGCATCCACTTCTGCCTCGGCGCGGCGCTCGCCCGGCTCGAAGGCCGGATCGCGCTCGACGAGGTGCTGAACCGCTTCCCCGAGTGGGACGTGGACTGGGACCGGGCGGTGCAGGCGCACACGCCCAGCGTCCGCGGCTGGGAGAAGCTGCCGGTCACGACCGGCTGA
- a CDS encoding TIGR03857 family LLM class F420-dependent oxidoreductase has translation MTSDVTAAGPEPLNELAFYVLAGAPESPAELLDEVPAGEALGLGSAFISERFNIKEALTLSGAVGAASHRLGIATAATNHNTRHPLVTASMATTMHRLTGGRFTLGLGRGIAPLFDAYGLPPITTAQVEDFVGILRRLFQGELVLGHDGPAGKYPVLHLDASFDEDIPIGFVAFGPNSLSLAGRCMDMVVLHTFFTDETTARCVQTVRDAAEAAGRDPASVRIWSCYAVVHDGLPYDLRLKKTVGRMATYLQGYGDLLVSTNHWDPAVLERFRADDVVRSVPGAIDAKGDTAALEHIGSILPEEWLEPSATGSPERCAERVLRQFDLGVDGVILHGASPDQLAPVVAAYREIRPAGRFDGLEANPGRTSVATART, from the coding sequence ATGACCAGTGACGTGACCGCCGCCGGACCCGAGCCGCTCAACGAGCTGGCGTTCTACGTGCTCGCCGGCGCGCCGGAGTCGCCGGCCGAACTGCTCGACGAAGTGCCCGCAGGCGAAGCGCTCGGGCTGGGCAGCGCGTTCATCTCCGAGCGCTTCAACATCAAAGAAGCGCTCACGTTGTCGGGCGCGGTGGGCGCGGCGTCACACCGGCTCGGCATCGCGACGGCAGCCACCAACCACAACACCCGCCACCCGCTGGTGACCGCGTCGATGGCCACCACCATGCATCGCCTCACCGGTGGCCGCTTCACGCTGGGCTTGGGGCGGGGCATCGCGCCGCTGTTCGACGCGTACGGGCTGCCGCCGATCACCACGGCCCAAGTCGAGGACTTCGTCGGCATCCTGCGGCGCCTGTTCCAAGGCGAGCTCGTGCTGGGCCACGACGGCCCTGCAGGCAAGTACCCGGTGCTGCACCTCGACGCGTCGTTCGACGAGGACATCCCGATCGGCTTCGTCGCGTTCGGCCCGAACTCGCTGTCGTTGGCCGGCCGCTGCATGGACATGGTGGTGCTGCACACCTTCTTCACCGACGAGACGACGGCGCGTTGCGTGCAGACGGTGCGCGACGCGGCTGAGGCGGCGGGGCGCGACCCTGCGTCGGTGCGGATCTGGTCGTGTTACGCCGTGGTCCACGACGGATTGCCGTACGACCTCCGTCTGAAGAAGACCGTCGGCCGGATGGCCACGTACTTGCAGGGTTACGGCGACCTGCTCGTGTCGACCAACCACTGGGATCCCGCCGTGCTCGAGCGGTTCCGGGCCGACGACGTGGTCCGCTCGGTACCCGGCGCCATCGACGCCAAGGGCGACACGGCCGCGCTGGAGCACATTGGTTCGATCCTGCCCGAGGAGTGGCTGGAACCGAGCGCCACCGGCTCGCCCGAGCGATGCGCCGAGCGGGTGCTGCGACAGTTCGACCTCGGCGTCGATGGCGTGATCCTGCACGGCGCGTCGCCCGATCAGCTCGCGCCGGTCGTCGCCGCCTACCGTGAGATCCGACCGGCCGGCCGCTTCGACGGGCTCGAGGCCAACCCGGGCCGGACGAGCGTGGCAACAGCACGAACGTGA
- a CDS encoding NAD(P)-dependent oxidoreductase gives MKVFVSGSTGVAGRSAVPALVAAGHEVTAAVRSEAKAHQARSSGATPLMVDLFDADAVRAALDGHEAVCNLATHIPPFSRAGLPGAWKENDRIRREVSANIARAAVAAGVAVWVQESVSFVYADHGDAWITESVAPGGGKVTESSLEAEANARGAEAGGVRPVVLRFAQFYGAGTVHSQAMFRMARRRLSPIVGRPEAYLSSIHTDDLGPAIAAALDAPAGTYNVVDDQPVTRRELRAMFESALGRRLVQMSPGMSKLGGSSLEPVSRSLRMSNKAFKDATGWAPTFVSCLEGWPAVIDTLRGRGG, from the coding sequence GTGAAGGTGTTCGTCAGTGGTTCGACGGGCGTGGCGGGACGCAGCGCGGTGCCCGCGCTCGTCGCGGCCGGTCACGAGGTGACCGCCGCGGTGCGGTCGGAGGCCAAGGCCCACCAAGCGCGCTCATCGGGCGCCACCCCCCTGATGGTCGACTTGTTCGACGCCGACGCGGTTCGTGCGGCGCTCGACGGACACGAAGCGGTCTGCAACCTGGCCACCCACATCCCGCCGTTCAGCCGCGCCGGCCTGCCGGGCGCATGGAAGGAGAACGACCGGATCCGCCGCGAGGTGTCGGCCAACATCGCCCGAGCCGCAGTGGCGGCCGGGGTCGCGGTGTGGGTGCAGGAGTCGGTCAGCTTCGTGTACGCCGACCACGGCGACGCGTGGATCACCGAGTCGGTCGCGCCCGGTGGCGGCAAGGTGACCGAGAGCTCGCTCGAGGCCGAGGCCAATGCCCGCGGCGCCGAGGCGGGCGGCGTGCGGCCGGTCGTGTTGCGCTTCGCGCAGTTCTACGGCGCCGGCACGGTGCACTCCCAGGCGATGTTCCGCATGGCGCGTCGGCGGCTGTCGCCGATCGTCGGCCGGCCGGAGGCGTACTTGTCGTCGATCCACACCGACGATCTCGGGCCGGCCATCGCGGCCGCGCTCGACGCGCCAGCCGGCACGTACAACGTGGTGGACGACCAGCCGGTCACCCGCCGGGAGCTGCGAGCGATGTTCGAGTCCGCCCTCGGCAGGCGGCTGGTGCAGATGAGCCCGGGCATGTCGAAGCTCGGCGGTTCGAGCCTGGAGCCGGTGAGCCGGTCGTTGCGCATGTCGAACAAGGCCTTCAAGGACGCCACCGGCTGGGCGCCGACGTTCGTCTCGTGCCTCGAGGGATGGCCGGCCGTGATCGACACGCTGCGCGGCCGCGGCGGCTGA
- a CDS encoding DUF222 domain-containing protein translates to MFGIGEARWFEAVAADPGAATDAELNDWLAELDRFDAQVLLARSRVLAAWQQRQVWAVDGAVSPAAWRASQGEVSRSDALRELRVARRLACMPVTVAALEAGRIGAGKARLLAEARREDLAERFDEAEADLVGWCEPLTVDQCGQLLAHWERTVRPDGPAPDPRDRCELFVSETFDGTHIIKGRLDAEWGSAFSRALQAIVRDLDTDADADKAGGGGAGGPVVGSGVGSEEVPRSAAWRRSEALMELTRRATAGRGGVPARPSVIALVDADLLDGPAGGVAPLGAVCEVDGGGRVDPEMVRRLSCDGIVTLAATADGAVLELGRSVRLASEDQRRALLVRDKGCVFPGCDRPGQWCEAHHLVRWEAGGPTDLANLALLCSRHHHLVHEGGFAAARGDDGELRFTRPDGTEIERRRPNRLPPRYPPRPPRRHRPPPEPPNRPPPADGEAA, encoded by the coding sequence ATGTTCGGAATCGGTGAGGCGAGGTGGTTCGAGGCGGTGGCCGCGGACCCTGGCGCGGCGACCGACGCGGAGTTGAATGACTGGTTGGCCGAGCTCGACCGGTTTGATGCGCAGGTGTTGTTGGCGCGGTCGCGGGTGTTGGCGGCGTGGCAGCAGCGGCAGGTGTGGGCGGTCGACGGCGCGGTGTCGCCGGCGGCGTGGCGTGCGAGTCAGGGGGAGGTGAGCCGGTCCGACGCGTTGCGCGAGTTGCGGGTGGCTCGTCGCCTGGCGTGCATGCCGGTGACGGTGGCGGCGCTGGAGGCAGGTCGGATCGGTGCCGGCAAGGCCCGGTTGTTGGCTGAGGCGCGCCGCGAGGATCTGGCCGAGCGGTTCGATGAGGCCGAGGCCGACCTGGTGGGGTGGTGTGAGCCGTTGACGGTCGATCAGTGCGGGCAGTTGTTGGCGCATTGGGAGCGCACGGTGCGCCCGGATGGGCCGGCGCCCGATCCGCGTGACCGGTGCGAGCTGTTCGTGTCCGAGACGTTTGACGGGACGCACATCATCAAGGGTCGGCTCGACGCGGAGTGGGGCAGCGCGTTCAGCCGGGCGTTGCAGGCCATCGTCCGCGACCTCGACACCGACGCCGACGCCGACAAGGCGGGCGGTGGAGGAGCCGGTGGACCGGTGGTTGGGAGCGGGGTGGGGTCGGAGGAAGTGCCCCGGAGCGCGGCGTGGCGGCGGTCGGAGGCGTTGATGGAGCTCACCAGGCGGGCGACGGCCGGCCGTGGTGGGGTGCCGGCGCGGCCGAGCGTGATCGCCTTGGTCGACGCGGACTTGTTGGACGGCCCGGCGGGTGGGGTGGCGCCGTTGGGTGCGGTGTGTGAGGTCGATGGTGGGGGCCGGGTCGATCCCGAGATGGTGCGGCGCCTGTCGTGTGACGGGATCGTGACGTTGGCGGCCACCGCGGACGGCGCGGTGTTGGAGTTGGGCCGGTCGGTGCGGTTGGCGAGCGAGGATCAGCGTCGGGCGTTGCTCGTGCGCGACAAGGGCTGTGTGTTCCCTGGTTGTGACCGGCCCGGCCAGTGGTGCGAAGCACACCACCTGGTGCGGTGGGAAGCCGGCGGCCCGACCGACCTGGCGAACCTGGCGTTGTTGTGTTCGCGTCACCACCATCTGGTGCACGAGGGCGGCTTCGCGGCCGCACGCGGCGACGACGGCGAGTTGCGGTTCACCCGTCCCGACGGCACCGAGATCGAACGCCGGCGACCCAACCGGTTGCCGCCCCGCTACCCACCCCGCCCACCACGACGACACCGCCCACCACCCGAACCGCCGAACCGGCCGCCACCCGCCGACGGCGAAGCCGCCTGA